In Triticum aestivum cultivar Chinese Spring chromosome 5B, IWGSC CS RefSeq v2.1, whole genome shotgun sequence, the following proteins share a genomic window:
- the LOC123112374 gene encoding uncharacterized protein has product MVFLHPPVPIPHSTPHCAGDERYPKSPTKSLGLRGELAGDESIDGERRPPAKDSAQHPTGEGGTRVPEKEEKEASTVKEKKEATKLCAKRRMPRRRDILLIQRPKKQRASQ; this is encoded by the coding sequence ATGGTTTTCCTCCATCCTCCCGTTCCCATCCCCCACTCCACTCCCCACTGCGCCGGTGACGAGCGATACCCCAAATCCCCCACGAAATCCCTAGGGCTTCGCGGCGAGCTAGCCGGCGACGAGTCAATTGACGGAGAAAGGAGACCCCCAGCGAAGGATTCCGCCCAGCATCCGACGGGTGAGGGCGGCACGCGCGtgccagagaaggaggagaaggaagcATCGACGGTGAAGGAGAAGAAGGAAGCGACGAAGCTCTGCGCGAAGCGACGGATGCCCCGGAGACGCGATATCCTGCTGATTCAACGCCCCAAG